A region of Piscinibacter gummiphilus DNA encodes the following proteins:
- a CDS encoding diacylglycerol kinase, whose translation MTNPYKGRLGFDRIVHAIGYSFDGLKSAYQGESAFRQETWAAVVLVPIALWLGPTWLEKLLLIGAIVFVMIVELLNSGIEAAIDRISFDRHELSKRAKDQASAAVFLSVLLASATWLTIIWQRFFA comes from the coding sequence ATGACCAATCCCTACAAGGGACGCCTCGGTTTCGACCGGATCGTCCACGCCATCGGTTATTCGTTCGACGGCCTGAAGTCGGCCTACCAGGGCGAGAGCGCCTTCCGCCAGGAGACGTGGGCCGCCGTGGTGCTCGTGCCCATCGCCCTGTGGCTCGGCCCCACGTGGCTCGAGAAGCTGCTGCTGATCGGCGCCATCGTCTTCGTGATGATCGTCGAGCTGCTGAACTCCGGCATCGAGGCGGCCATCGACCGCATCTCGTTCGACCGCCACGAACTCTCGAAGCGGGCGAAGGACCAGGCGAGCGCCGCGGTGTTCCTGTCCGTCTTGCTCGCGAGCGCGACGTGGCTCACCATCATCTGGCAACGATTCTTCGCCTGA
- a CDS encoding RNA polymerase sigma factor gives MASDKELSDFLKSVERRAFKRVVYAVRDDDAALDIVQDAMIRVAEKYCDRPAAELPLVFQRILSNATMDWFRRQKVRGALFRNFSDFESSSDDADFDLLETLAGQDEDSVTESAADSVSRAQILLLIDGEVQRLPARQREAFLLRYWEELDVAETAAVMGCSEGSVKTHCSRAVHALAASLKTKGITL, from the coding sequence TTGGCATCCGACAAAGAACTGTCCGATTTCCTGAAAAGCGTCGAGCGGCGCGCGTTCAAGCGCGTGGTCTACGCCGTGCGGGACGACGATGCCGCCCTCGACATCGTCCAGGACGCCATGATCCGCGTCGCGGAGAAGTACTGCGACCGCCCGGCCGCGGAGCTGCCGCTCGTGTTCCAGCGCATCCTCTCGAACGCCACCATGGACTGGTTCCGGCGCCAGAAGGTGCGCGGCGCCCTCTTCCGGAACTTTTCCGACTTCGAGTCGTCGAGTGACGACGCCGACTTCGACCTGCTCGAAACCCTCGCCGGCCAGGATGAGGATTCCGTCACGGAAAGTGCCGCAGACTCCGTGTCACGGGCTCAGATCCTGCTTTTGATCGACGGCGAGGTGCAACGTCTCCCAGCGCGTCAACGGGAAGCCTTTTTGCTTCGTTACTGGGAGGAACTCGATGTCGCCGAGACGGCGGCGGTGATGGGCTGCTCGGAAGGAAGCGTGAAGACGCACTGCTCCCGGGCCGTCCATGCGCTGGCAGCGAGCTTGAAGACCAAGGGAATCACGCTATGA
- a CDS encoding RDD family protein: protein MTAPAAAGPFPFKTPSVRRRFASVVYELLVMFGVGLICGAIGAGLLAIAGRPQDTLSEFIAFGVYGVYFTWFWSRHGQTLPMKTWHIKVVDTLGQPISRTRAVARYLVATLWVAPPALLWHGEHRLWVIGVWGVLYGLSALLLPQRQFLHDLISGTRLIDVKPAVPQPSTR from the coding sequence ATGACGGCCCCGGCGGCCGCCGGCCCGTTCCCGTTCAAGACGCCCAGCGTGCGCCGGCGCTTCGCTTCGGTCGTGTACGAACTGCTGGTGATGTTCGGCGTCGGTCTCATCTGCGGGGCCATCGGCGCCGGCCTGCTCGCCATCGCCGGGCGCCCGCAGGACACCCTCTCCGAATTCATCGCGTTCGGCGTCTACGGCGTCTACTTCACATGGTTCTGGAGCCGCCACGGGCAGACCCTGCCCATGAAGACCTGGCACATCAAGGTCGTCGACACGCTCGGCCAGCCCATCTCCCGCACCCGCGCGGTCGCCCGCTACCTGGTCGCCACGCTGTGGGTCGCACCCCCGGCCCTGCTGTGGCACGGCGAACACCGCCTCTGGGTCATCGGCGTCTGGGGCGTCCTGTACGGGCTCTCGGCCCTCCTGCTGCCGCAGCGCCAGTTCCTCCACGACCTGATCTCGGGCACGCGCCTGATCGACGTCAAACCCGCCGTGCCCCAACCGTCGACGCGCTGA
- a CDS encoding P-II family nitrogen regulator produces MKQITAIVKPFKLEEVREALAEVGVTGLTVTEVKGFGRQKGHTELYRGAEYVVDFLPKVKVEVVVKDGDVDRCIEAVVKAAKTGKIGDGKIFVTAVEQVVRIRTGETDEAAV; encoded by the coding sequence ATGAAACAAATCACCGCGATCGTGAAACCGTTCAAGCTCGAAGAAGTGCGCGAGGCGCTGGCGGAAGTCGGGGTCACCGGGCTGACGGTCACCGAGGTGAAGGGCTTCGGCCGCCAGAAGGGCCACACGGAGCTGTACCGTGGCGCCGAGTACGTGGTCGACTTCCTCCCGAAGGTGAAGGTCGAGGTCGTCGTGAAGGACGGCGACGTGGACCGCTGCATCGAGGCCGTCGTGAAGGCCGCCAAGACCGGCAAGATCGGCGACGGCAAGATCTTCGTCACGGCCGTGGAGCAGGTCGTGCGCATCCGCACCGGCGAGACGGACGAAGCCGCGGTCTGA
- a CDS encoding NAD+ synthase: MPMPSLPSVKVALAQINATVGDLGGNARKIIDFSRRAYASGARVVLTPELSLCGYPPEDLLMRPAFLQACAQALADCAQALADLPGLSVVVGHPQLADQRTGLRTRSQSEPNRLNAASVLVEGRITATYAKRELPNYQVFDERRYFVSGRDAGLGAVVFESGGVTFGLNICEDAWYEEPARLAKAAGADVLCVLNASPFHLGKVAEREARMAERARDTGLPVLYAHLTGGQDEVVFDGASFAVDASGAIAARSPMFDEALTIVEVSGGSVRGEVAEVPSLEAQAWGALVTGVRDYIGKNGFPGAIIGLSGGIDSALVLAVAVDAIGADKVRTVMMPSPYTADISWIDARDMAERLGVRYDEISIVPEFESFKRSLAGEFAGRAEDATEENIQARIRGTLLMALSNKFGSIVLTTGNKSEMATGYCTLYGDMAGGFAVIKDVAKTLVYRLANWKNAQGREVIPERIITRPPSAELRPDQKDQDSLPPYEVLDAILQRYMEDDQSIDEIVAAGFSPADVERVTRLIKINEYKRRQAPVGIRITHRAFGRDWRYPITSGFRA, translated from the coding sequence ATGCCCATGCCTTCCCTGCCCAGCGTCAAGGTCGCGCTCGCCCAGATCAACGCCACCGTGGGCGACCTGGGTGGCAACGCGCGCAAGATCATCGATTTCTCCCGCCGCGCGTACGCGTCGGGCGCTCGCGTGGTGCTCACGCCCGAGCTGAGCCTGTGCGGTTATCCGCCCGAGGACCTGCTGATGCGCCCGGCCTTCCTGCAGGCGTGTGCGCAGGCGCTGGCCGACTGCGCCCAGGCGCTCGCGGACCTGCCCGGCCTGTCCGTCGTCGTGGGCCATCCGCAGCTCGCGGACCAGCGCACGGGCCTGCGCACACGTTCGCAGTCCGAACCCAACCGGCTCAACGCGGCCTCGGTGCTGGTGGAGGGGCGCATCACCGCGACGTACGCCAAGCGCGAGCTGCCGAACTACCAGGTGTTCGACGAACGCCGCTACTTCGTCTCGGGCCGCGACGCGGGCCTCGGGGCGGTGGTGTTCGAATCGGGCGGCGTGACGTTCGGCCTCAACATCTGCGAGGACGCCTGGTACGAGGAGCCCGCCCGCCTCGCGAAGGCGGCCGGCGCCGACGTGCTGTGCGTGCTGAACGCCTCGCCGTTCCACCTCGGCAAGGTGGCCGAGCGCGAGGCCCGCATGGCCGAGCGCGCGCGCGACACCGGCCTGCCGGTGCTGTACGCGCACCTCACGGGTGGACAGGACGAGGTGGTGTTCGATGGTGCCTCGTTCGCCGTGGACGCCTCGGGCGCCATCGCGGCGCGCTCGCCCATGTTCGACGAGGCGTTGACGATCGTCGAGGTGTCGGGCGGTTCGGTGCGCGGCGAGGTGGCCGAGGTGCCGTCGCTCGAGGCCCAGGCCTGGGGTGCGCTGGTCACCGGCGTGCGCGACTACATCGGCAAGAACGGTTTCCCCGGTGCCATCATCGGCCTGAGCGGCGGCATCGACTCGGCCCTGGTGCTCGCGGTGGCGGTGGACGCCATCGGCGCGGACAAGGTGCGCACCGTGATGATGCCGTCGCCGTACACCGCCGACATCTCGTGGATCGACGCGCGCGACATGGCCGAGCGCCTGGGCGTGCGGTACGACGAGATCTCGATCGTGCCGGAGTTCGAGTCCTTCAAGCGCAGCCTCGCCGGCGAGTTCGCGGGCCGGGCCGAGGATGCGACGGAGGAGAACATCCAGGCCCGCATCCGCGGCACGCTGCTGATGGCGCTGTCGAACAAGTTCGGCAGCATCGTGCTCACCACCGGCAACAAGAGCGAGATGGCCACGGGCTACTGCACGCTGTACGGCGACATGGCCGGCGGTTTCGCGGTCATCAAGGACGTGGCCAAGACCCTCGTGTACCGCTTGGCGAACTGGAAGAACGCGCAGGGCCGCGAGGTCATCCCCGAGCGCATCATCACGCGCCCGCCGTCGGCCGAGCTGCGCCCGGACCAGAAGGACCAGGACAGCCTGCCGCCGTACGAGGTGCTCGACGCCATCCTCCAGCGCTACATGGAGGACGACCAGTCCATCGACGAGATCGTCGCCGCGGGCTTCTCGCCGGCCGACGTGGAGCGGGTCACCCGCCTGATCAAGATCAACGAGTACAAGCGCCGGCAGGCGCCCGTGGGGATCCGAATCACCCACCGGGCCTTCGGGCGAGATTGGCGTTACCCGATCACGTCCGGCTTCCGCGCTTAA
- a CDS encoding cyclic peptide export ABC transporter, whose translation MLSHLIRQSRHLLVAAAFASIVSGVCGVLLVTQINAALTAPDGAARTALAWRFAAIAVAAMLSHMASSVLFERLSQHAHAELRRFISARVLGSDYRRLEEIGAPKVQSALSEHSANVAGFFVSFPAILVNAIVVAGCLVYMALLSWQVFLASAVVIGLGSVGYHVAHLRAIRHLDAASMEQDHLFGHFRSLVDGAKELRLNAAKRTAFAHDVLGASIETVRRRRAFGMSVFVVSAAWGNFLIYAFIGLVLFVLVGEVPDRARIMTGFALVFVYMVAPLEILLMSLPRANLARVSAARIDEIAQQLACSEAAVTKPPVRGFDHIVLKGVCHRYWHEGVDDIFTLGPVDLTFRPGQVTYLVGGNGSGKTSLAKLLVGLYRPEEGQVLLDGEVVDDSGRDRYRQTFSAIFSDFHLFDRLLDLDSADLDERGNALLARLHLQHKVQVRDGAFTTRSLSLGQRKRLALVVAYLEDRPFLVFDEWAADQDPVFKDVFYRELLPDLKARGKAVLAITHDDRYFPLADRLIRMENGQVVVVESPRAEEPASFAAVA comes from the coding sequence GTGCTGTCCCATCTGATCCGACAATCCCGCCACCTGCTGGTGGCCGCGGCGTTCGCGAGCATCGTCTCCGGCGTCTGCGGCGTGCTGCTGGTCACCCAGATCAACGCGGCGCTGACCGCGCCCGACGGCGCCGCGCGCACGGCGCTCGCCTGGCGCTTCGCCGCCATCGCGGTGGCGGCGATGCTGAGCCACATGGCTTCGTCGGTGCTGTTCGAGCGGCTGAGCCAGCATGCCCACGCCGAGCTGCGCCGCTTCATCTCCGCGCGGGTGCTGGGCAGCGACTACCGGCGGCTGGAGGAGATCGGCGCGCCGAAGGTGCAGTCGGCGCTGTCGGAGCACAGCGCCAACGTGGCCGGATTTTTCGTGAGTTTCCCGGCCATCCTCGTCAACGCCATCGTGGTGGCGGGGTGCCTCGTCTACATGGCGCTGTTGTCGTGGCAGGTGTTTCTCGCGTCGGCGGTGGTCATCGGGCTCGGGTCGGTGGGCTACCACGTCGCCCACCTGCGGGCCATCCGCCACCTCGACGCGGCGTCGATGGAGCAGGACCATCTCTTCGGCCATTTCCGCTCGCTGGTGGACGGCGCGAAGGAGCTGCGGCTGAACGCGGCCAAGCGGACGGCCTTCGCACACGACGTGCTCGGCGCGTCGATCGAGACCGTCCGCCGCCGCCGGGCCTTCGGCATGTCGGTGTTCGTGGTGTCGGCCGCCTGGGGCAACTTCCTGATCTACGCGTTCATCGGCCTCGTGCTGTTCGTGCTCGTGGGCGAGGTGCCCGACCGCGCGCGGATCATGACCGGCTTCGCCCTCGTGTTCGTCTACATGGTGGCGCCGCTCGAGATCCTGCTGATGAGCCTGCCGCGGGCCAACCTGGCCCGCGTGTCGGCGGCACGCATCGACGAGATCGCGCAGCAGCTCGCGTGTTCCGAGGCCGCGGTGACGAAACCGCCGGTGCGGGGCTTCGACCACATCGTGCTGAAAGGTGTGTGTCATCGCTATTGGCACGAGGGGGTGGACGACATCTTCACGCTGGGCCCCGTCGACCTCACGTTCCGCCCGGGCCAGGTGACCTACCTCGTCGGGGGCAACGGCAGCGGCAAGACCTCGCTTGCGAAACTGCTGGTGGGGCTGTACCGGCCGGAGGAGGGACAGGTGCTGCTGGACGGCGAGGTGGTGGACGACTCGGGCCGCGACCGCTACCGCCAGACCTTCTCGGCGATCTTCTCCGACTTCCACCTGTTCGACCGGCTGCTCGACCTCGACTCGGCCGACCTCGACGAACGGGGCAACGCGCTGCTCGCGCGGCTGCACCTGCAGCACAAGGTGCAGGTGCGCGACGGGGCGTTCACCACCCGGTCGCTGTCGCTCGGCCAGCGCAAGCGGCTGGCCCTGGTCGTCGCCTACCTGGAGGACCGGCCGTTCCTCGTGTTCGACGAATGGGCGGCCGACCAGGACCCCGTGTTCAAGGACGTCTTCTACCGCGAACTGCTGCCGGACCTGAAGGCGCGCGGCAAGGCCGTCCTGGCGATCACGCACGACGACCGGTACTTCCCGCTGGCCGACCGGCTCATCCGCATGGAAAACGGGCAGGTGGTCGTGGTGGAATCCCCCCGCGCCGAGGAACCGGCGTCGTTCGCCGCGGTGGCCTGA
- a CDS encoding LOG family protein, which translates to MRTLCVYCGSSPGTDPAFADAARAVGTLIGREGWQLVYGGGRAGLMGIVADAALAAGAPVIGVIPESLMARELGHPGLTELHVVETMHQRKTMMAERADAFVALPGGIGTFEELFEVWTWRQLGYHDKPVGLLNVAGYYDALLAFLDQSTGKGFMRAAQHELLQVHTDPRTLLARLGVMADGATAPDDYRLI; encoded by the coding sequence ATGCGCACCCTCTGTGTCTACTGCGGTTCCAGCCCGGGCACCGACCCGGCCTTCGCCGACGCCGCCCGCGCCGTCGGCACCCTGATCGGCCGCGAGGGCTGGCAGCTGGTGTACGGCGGCGGCCGGGCGGGCCTGATGGGCATCGTCGCCGACGCGGCCCTGGCCGCGGGCGCCCCGGTGATCGGGGTGATCCCCGAAAGCCTGATGGCACGCGAGCTGGGCCACCCGGGCCTCACCGAACTGCACGTCGTCGAGACCATGCACCAGCGCAAGACGATGATGGCCGAGCGGGCCGACGCCTTCGTCGCCCTGCCCGGCGGCATCGGCACGTTCGAGGAGCTCTTCGAGGTGTGGACGTGGCGCCAGCTGGGCTACCACGACAAGCCGGTGGGCCTGCTGAACGTGGCGGGCTACTACGACGCGCTGCTCGCCTTCCTCGACCAGTCCACCGGCAAGGGCTTCATGCGCGCCGCCCAGCACGAGCTGCTGCAGGTGCACACCGACCCGCGCACGCTGCTGGCACGCCTGGGTGTGATGGCCGACGGCGCCACGGCCCCCGACGACTACCGCCTCATCTGA
- a CDS encoding DUF3106 domain-containing protein, translating into MPVSRSVLSWCLACALAGAAGFAAHAQTGGSPRASAHAGEGRSWNSLTPAQQNALRPLQKEWNSIEANRKTKWIEVADKLPSMHPEERERIQARMTDWANMTPAQRGQARLNYKEAQRLPAEDRKARWEAYQSLSSDQQRDLAARAAPASSPARRPRRDEPAAKSNVVPNTAYAQRPAAIAPSIAQAQPGATTNLVTKRPAPPVHQQPGLPKIPAGASFVDSKTLLPKRGAQAAATRTASAASTPIVLDRP; encoded by the coding sequence GTGCCTGTTTCCCGCTCCGTCCTCTCGTGGTGCCTCGCGTGTGCGCTCGCAGGCGCGGCCGGCTTCGCCGCGCACGCGCAGACGGGCGGCTCGCCCCGCGCATCCGCCCACGCGGGCGAGGGACGCTCCTGGAACTCGCTGACCCCGGCGCAGCAGAACGCGCTGCGTCCGCTCCAGAAGGAATGGAACTCGATCGAGGCGAACCGCAAGACCAAGTGGATCGAGGTGGCCGACAAGCTGCCGTCGATGCACCCCGAGGAGCGCGAGCGCATCCAGGCCCGCATGACCGACTGGGCCAACATGACGCCGGCCCAGCGCGGCCAGGCGCGGCTGAACTACAAGGAAGCCCAGCGCCTGCCGGCCGAGGACCGCAAGGCCCGCTGGGAGGCCTACCAGTCGCTGTCGTCCGACCAGCAGCGTGACCTGGCCGCCCGCGCCGCCCCGGCCAGCAGCCCCGCCCGCCGCCCGCGCCGCGACGAGCCGGCCGCGAAGTCCAACGTCGTCCCGAACACCGCCTACGCCCAGCGGCCGGCCGCCATCGCCCCGTCCATCGCCCAGGCCCAGCCCGGCGCCACCACGAACCTCGTGACCAAGCGCCCCGCCCCGCCGGTCCACCAGCAGCCCGGCTTGCCCAAGATCCCGGCCGGCGCCTCGTTCGTCGACAGCAAGACGCTGCTGCCGAAACGCGGCGCCCAGGCCGCGGCCACGCGCACCGCGTCGGCCGCCTCCACCCCCATCGTGCTCGACCGCCCATGA
- a CDS encoding DUF3619 family protein, with the protein MNNHRPGPAPNLDALEARFALRATARLTEQADALPQDITERLRVAREQAVQRARALRTQTAAATAPSQAGPVLTWPGAGSDSGGGWWVKLGAILPLVALVAGLVLIQDWHGSNQISAAAEIDASLLADDLPPSAYSDPGFLEFLKSPQD; encoded by the coding sequence ATGAACAACCACCGCCCCGGACCCGCCCCGAACCTCGACGCCCTCGAAGCCCGCTTCGCCCTCCGCGCCACCGCACGACTGACCGAACAGGCCGACGCCCTGCCCCAGGACATCACCGAGCGCCTGCGCGTCGCCCGCGAGCAGGCGGTGCAGCGCGCCCGCGCCCTGCGCACGCAGACGGCCGCGGCCACCGCCCCCTCGCAGGCCGGTCCGGTGCTCACCTGGCCGGGCGCCGGGTCCGACTCGGGCGGCGGCTGGTGGGTCAAGCTCGGCGCCATCCTGCCGCTCGTGGCCCTCGTGGCCGGCCTCGTGCTGATCCAGGACTGGCACGGCAGCAACCAGATTTCCGCGGCCGCCGAGATCGACGCCTCGCTGCTCGCCGACGACCTGCCCCCGTCCGCCTACAGCGACCCGGGTTTCCTGGAGTTCCTCAAGTCCCCGCAAGATTGA
- a CDS encoding GNAT family N-acetyltransferase has product MTTPSAAAPWTARVVESLEGVDRDAWQRLAGGNPFVGFDFLSLLERSGCVSRRTGWLPQHLLLESDGRLVGAAPAYLKSHSRGEFVFDQGWAQAFERHGLPYYPKLVLAAPFSPVTGPRLLAADAASRAGLAQAVVALAREREVSSVHALFVDDGARSALVDEGFLVRESVQFHWTDAGYGSFDGFLASLSHDKRKKIKQDRKQVEKAGVTFRWLTGADLGTAHLEFFYDCYVNTYQAHWSSPYLTLPFFLEWHQRCPKALVLVLAEQEGRPIACALNVLGDGVLYGRYWGSTTFVSGLHFETCYLQAIAFCLANGVGTFEGGAQGEHKMARGLMPVRTQSAHWIADPRFAAAIEDFLGRETEAIDGYVAQLEASSPFREGPPPGEGPAPG; this is encoded by the coding sequence GTGACCACACCCTCTGCAGCAGCGCCCTGGACGGCGCGGGTCGTCGAATCCCTGGAAGGCGTCGATCGCGATGCCTGGCAGCGCCTCGCCGGCGGCAACCCCTTCGTCGGGTTCGATTTCCTCTCGCTGCTGGAGCGCTCCGGCTGCGTGTCGCGCCGCACCGGCTGGCTGCCGCAGCACCTGCTGCTGGAGTCGGACGGCCGCCTCGTGGGGGCGGCGCCGGCTTACCTCAAGTCGCATTCGCGCGGCGAGTTCGTGTTCGACCAGGGCTGGGCCCAGGCCTTCGAGCGGCACGGCCTGCCGTACTACCCGAAGCTCGTGCTGGCCGCCCCGTTCTCTCCGGTCACGGGCCCGCGCCTGCTCGCCGCCGATGCGGCGTCGCGCGCAGGGCTCGCGCAGGCCGTCGTGGCGCTCGCGCGTGAACGCGAGGTGTCGTCGGTGCACGCGCTGTTCGTCGACGACGGGGCGCGTTCGGCGCTCGTGGACGAAGGGTTCCTGGTGCGCGAGTCGGTGCAGTTCCACTGGACCGATGCGGGCTACGGTTCGTTCGACGGGTTCCTGGCGAGCCTCTCGCACGACAAGCGCAAGAAGATCAAGCAGGACCGCAAGCAGGTGGAGAAGGCGGGCGTGACGTTCCGCTGGCTGACCGGCGCGGACCTCGGCACGGCGCACCTCGAGTTCTTCTACGACTGCTATGTGAACACCTACCAGGCGCACTGGTCGTCGCCGTACCTCACGCTGCCGTTTTTTCTCGAATGGCACCAACGCTGCCCGAAGGCGCTCGTGCTCGTGCTGGCCGAGCAGGAGGGGCGTCCGATCGCCTGTGCGCTCAACGTGCTCGGCGACGGCGTGCTCTACGGCCGCTACTGGGGCAGCACCACGTTCGTCTCGGGGCTGCACTTCGAGACCTGCTACCTGCAGGCCATCGCGTTCTGCCTCGCGAACGGCGTCGGCACGTTCGAGGGGGGCGCGCAGGGCGAACACAAGATGGCCCGCGGGCTGATGCCGGTGCGCACCCAGTCGGCCCACTGGATCGCCGACCCGCGCTTCGCCGCCGCGATCGAGGACTTCCTCGGCCGCGAGACCGAGGCGATCGACGGCTACGTGGCGCAGCTGGAGGCGAGTTCGCCGTTCCGCGAGGGGCCGCCGCCGGGCGAGGGCCCGGCACCCGGATGA